In a genomic window of Micromonospora cremea:
- a CDS encoding protein meaA, which yields MDEKASSGRLPERDRPWVMRTYAGHSSAAATNALFRRNLAKGQTGLSVAFDLPTQTGYDPDHELAAGEVGRVGVPVAHLGDMRALFDGLPLADMNTSMTINAPTMWLLALYGTVGLEQNAELARCAGTTQNDIIKEYLSRGTYIFPPAASLRLTADVVAYTLREMPRWNPVNICSYHLQEAGATPVQEVGFALATAVAVLDAVRDSGQVPAERMGDVVQRISFFVNAGVRFVEEIGKMRAFGVLWDEITRDRYGVTEARQRRFRYGVQVNSLGLTEAQPENNIQRIVLEMLGVTLSRDARARAVQLPAWNEALGLPRPWDQQWSLRMQQVLAYESDLLEHPDLFAGSHVMTALVDEIVTGARAELDKVLELGGVVTAVETGYLKSALVASLAERRSRMESGADVVVGVNRFTETEPSPLTAAGAEAVEQVDPAVEAAAVDGVRRWRADRDGAAVDAALARLRADAASTTNLMPATLECVRAGVTTGEWAGALRQVFGEYRAPTGLAGATGTGGDPGLAAVRERVTATARELGSGRLRLLVGKPGLDGHSNGAEQIAVRARDAGFEVVYQGIRLTAGQIVAAAVEEDVDLVGLSVLSGSHLAAVPAVLDGLRAAGRADLPVVVGGIIPAADADTLRAAGVARVFTPKDFALTGIIDDLVTVIRRANDLP from the coding sequence ATGGATGAGAAGGCATCTTCGGGGCGGTTGCCCGAGCGGGACCGTCCGTGGGTGATGCGCACCTACGCCGGCCACTCGTCGGCCGCCGCGACCAACGCCCTCTTCCGCCGCAACCTGGCGAAGGGGCAGACCGGTCTCTCGGTCGCCTTCGACCTGCCCACCCAGACCGGGTACGACCCCGACCACGAGCTGGCCGCCGGCGAGGTCGGCCGGGTCGGCGTGCCGGTGGCCCACCTGGGCGACATGCGGGCGCTCTTCGACGGCCTCCCGCTGGCCGACATGAACACCTCGATGACCATCAACGCGCCGACGATGTGGCTGCTCGCCCTCTACGGCACCGTGGGGCTGGAGCAGAATGCCGAGCTGGCCCGCTGCGCCGGCACCACGCAGAACGACATCATCAAGGAGTACCTGTCCCGGGGGACGTACATCTTCCCGCCGGCGGCGTCGCTGCGGCTCACCGCCGACGTGGTGGCGTACACGCTGCGCGAGATGCCGCGGTGGAACCCGGTCAACATCTGCTCGTACCACCTCCAGGAAGCCGGTGCCACGCCGGTGCAGGAGGTCGGTTTCGCGCTGGCCACCGCGGTCGCCGTGCTCGACGCGGTGCGCGACTCCGGCCAGGTGCCCGCCGAGCGGATGGGTGACGTGGTGCAGCGGATCTCGTTCTTCGTCAACGCCGGGGTGCGGTTCGTGGAGGAGATCGGGAAGATGCGCGCGTTCGGCGTGCTCTGGGATGAGATCACCCGCGACCGGTACGGAGTCACCGAGGCCAGGCAGCGCCGGTTCCGCTATGGCGTGCAGGTCAACTCGCTCGGCCTGACCGAAGCGCAGCCGGAAAACAACATCCAGCGAATCGTGCTGGAGATGCTCGGCGTGACGCTGTCCCGCGACGCCCGGGCTCGCGCGGTGCAGCTGCCCGCCTGGAACGAGGCGCTCGGCCTGCCCCGCCCTTGGGACCAGCAGTGGTCGCTGCGGATGCAGCAGGTTCTGGCGTACGAGTCGGATCTGCTCGAACACCCCGACCTCTTCGCCGGCTCGCACGTGATGACCGCGCTGGTCGACGAGATCGTCACCGGTGCCCGAGCCGAGCTGGACAAGGTGCTGGAGCTGGGCGGCGTGGTAACCGCCGTGGAGACCGGCTACCTCAAGAGCGCGCTGGTCGCCTCGCTGGCCGAGCGCCGCAGCCGGATGGAGTCCGGCGCCGACGTGGTGGTCGGCGTCAATCGGTTCACCGAGACCGAGCCCTCCCCGCTTACCGCGGCCGGAGCGGAGGCGGTCGAGCAGGTCGATCCGGCGGTCGAGGCCGCAGCCGTGGACGGCGTACGCCGGTGGCGGGCCGACCGGGACGGCGCGGCCGTCGACGCGGCCCTGGCCCGGCTCCGCGCGGACGCCGCGTCCACCACGAACCTGATGCCGGCCACCCTGGAGTGCGTGCGGGCCGGTGTGACCACCGGCGAGTGGGCCGGTGCGCTGCGCCAGGTCTTCGGCGAGTACCGGGCGCCCACCGGGCTGGCCGGGGCCACCGGCACCGGCGGCGACCCGGGCCTCGCGGCCGTCCGCGAGCGGGTCACCGCCACCGCCCGCGAGCTGGGCAGCGGCCGGCTGCGACTGCTGGTCGGCAAGCCCGGCCTGGACGGGCACTCCAATGGCGCCGAGCAGATCGCGGTACGCGCCCGCGACGCCGGCTTCGAGGTCGTCTACCAGGGCATCCGGCTGACCGCCGGGCAGATCGTCGCCGCGGCCGTAGAGGAGGACGTCGACCTGGTCGGGCTGTCCGTGCTCTCCGGTTCGCACCTGGCAGCCGTGCCGGCCGTGCTCGACGGGCTGCGCGCCGCCGGCCGGGCGGACCTGCCGGTGGTCGTGGGAGGCATCATCCCCGCCGCTGACGCCGACACGCTGCGGGCGGCCGGGGTGGCCCGGGTCTTCACCCCGAAGGACTTCGCCCTCACCGGCATCATCGACGACCTGGTGACGGTCATCCGCCGCGCCAACGACCTGCCCTGA
- a CDS encoding ABC transporter permease: MTTTTKPATPVAATRGRRPGAGGLALRQGRLEITQFLRSRESVVFTMGFPIIMILIFASIFDGTIGGGVKFTQYFITGMIATGLMTVSFQNLGIWIPIERDRGVLKRYRGTPMPKWVWFAGKVIMVVAIGIAETALLLAVAVALFDLDLPGTAGKWFTFGWVAVLGVTACTLCGIAISSLARTARSGSAVVTPVALVLQFISGVFFVFTDLPTWMQQVAALFPLKWMCQGLRSVFLPSSFGAQEPGGSFELGRVALVLTLWCVIGVVLCLTTFRWTTKRDG, encoded by the coding sequence ATGACGACCACGACGAAGCCGGCGACGCCGGTCGCCGCGACCCGGGGCCGCCGACCGGGCGCCGGGGGACTCGCCCTGCGGCAGGGCCGGCTGGAGATCACCCAGTTCCTGCGCAGCCGGGAGTCCGTCGTCTTCACGATGGGCTTCCCCATCATCATGATCCTGATCTTCGCGTCGATCTTCGACGGCACGATCGGCGGCGGGGTCAAGTTCACCCAGTACTTCATCACCGGGATGATCGCGACCGGCCTGATGACGGTCAGCTTCCAGAACCTCGGCATCTGGATCCCGATCGAGCGGGACCGGGGCGTGCTCAAGCGCTACCGGGGCACGCCGATGCCGAAGTGGGTCTGGTTCGCCGGCAAGGTGATCATGGTGGTGGCGATCGGCATCGCCGAGACCGCGCTGCTGCTGGCGGTCGCGGTGGCGCTGTTCGACCTCGACCTGCCCGGTACCGCCGGGAAGTGGTTCACCTTCGGCTGGGTCGCCGTGCTCGGGGTGACCGCCTGCACCCTGTGCGGCATCGCCATCTCGTCGCTGGCCCGCACCGCGCGCAGCGGCTCGGCAGTGGTCACCCCGGTCGCCCTGGTGCTCCAGTTCATCTCCGGGGTGTTCTTCGTCTTCACCGACCTGCCCACCTGGATGCAGCAGGTGGCCGCGCTGTTCCCGCTCAAGTGGATGTGCCAGGGGCTGCGGTCGGTCTTCCTGCCGTCCAGCTTCGGCGCACAGGAGCCGGGAGGCTCGTTCGAGCTGGGCCGCGTCGCGCTGGTGCTGACCCTGTGGTGCGTGATCGGCGTCGTACTCTGCCTGACCACCTTCCGCTGGACCACCAAGCGCGACGGCTAA
- a CDS encoding ABC transporter ATP-binding protein codes for MDDELAISVRGLRKAYGDNVAVAGVDLDVDRGEVFALLGPNGAGKTTTVEILEGYRRRDAGEVTVLGADPAHPDAGWRSRVGIVLQGTGEFDELTVAEVIRHFSGFYPDADDPDKVIERVGLAGKAKARTHTLSGGQKRRLDVALGIIGRPELLFLDEPTTGFDPEARREFWELIRDLAAAGTTIVLTTHYLDEAEALADRVGVITGGRLVEVSAPNRLGNRQESLATVSWRTPEGAVESAQSAAPTALVAELAARYGGEVPGLTVTRPTLEDVYLTMIGQAR; via the coding sequence ATGGATGACGAGCTGGCCATCTCCGTCCGGGGACTGCGCAAGGCGTACGGCGACAACGTGGCCGTGGCCGGCGTGGACCTCGACGTCGACCGCGGCGAGGTGTTCGCCCTGCTCGGCCCGAACGGCGCCGGCAAGACCACAACGGTGGAGATCCTCGAGGGCTACCGGCGCCGGGACGCCGGCGAGGTCACCGTGCTCGGCGCGGACCCGGCGCACCCGGACGCCGGCTGGCGATCCCGGGTGGGCATCGTGCTGCAGGGCACCGGCGAGTTCGACGAGCTGACCGTGGCCGAGGTGATTCGCCACTTCTCCGGCTTCTACCCGGACGCCGACGACCCGGACAAGGTGATCGAGCGGGTCGGGCTGGCCGGCAAGGCGAAGGCCCGCACGCACACCCTCTCCGGCGGGCAGAAGCGCCGCCTCGACGTGGCGCTGGGCATCATCGGCCGCCCCGAGCTGCTCTTCCTCGACGAGCCGACCACCGGCTTCGACCCGGAGGCCCGCCGCGAGTTCTGGGAGCTGATCCGCGACCTCGCCGCGGCCGGCACCACCATCGTGCTGACCACCCACTACCTGGACGAGGCCGAGGCGCTGGCCGACCGCGTCGGGGTGATCACCGGCGGACGACTGGTCGAGGTGTCCGCGCCGAACCGGCTGGGCAACCGGCAGGAGTCCCTCGCGACGGTCTCCTGGCGTACCCCGGAAGGGGCGGTGGAGAGCGCGCAGAGCGCGGCGCCGACGGCCCTGGTGGCCGAGCTGGCCGCGCGCTACGGCGGCGAGGTCCCCGGGCTCACCGTGACCCGGCCGACCCTGGAGGACGTCTACCTCACGATGATCGGACAAGCGCGATGA
- a CDS encoding DUF4126 domain-containing protein, producing MLEVLTGTGLAASAGLNAYIPLLTLGLLARYTDLIDLPSGWTWLGNGWVIAILALLLAVEMVADKVPVVDHINDVVQTVVRPTAGGLAFGAGSSSETVTVTDPGSFFSSHQWVPVVTGVLLAFGVHLLKSAARPVVNATTAGFGAPVASTAEDATSVVVSLVAIILPVLVLAFLLGLVAFVYWFLRRRSERRREREAARAAGFRV from the coding sequence GTGCTCGAAGTCCTCACCGGTACCGGTCTCGCCGCCTCGGCGGGGCTGAACGCGTACATACCCCTGCTCACCCTCGGTCTGCTCGCCCGCTACACGGACCTGATCGACCTGCCCAGCGGCTGGACGTGGCTCGGCAACGGTTGGGTCATCGCCATCCTGGCCCTGCTGCTCGCCGTCGAGATGGTCGCGGACAAGGTGCCGGTGGTCGACCACATCAACGACGTGGTGCAGACGGTGGTCCGACCCACCGCCGGCGGCCTGGCCTTCGGCGCCGGATCGTCGTCGGAGACGGTGACGGTCACCGACCCGGGGAGCTTCTTCTCGTCGCACCAGTGGGTGCCCGTGGTCACCGGCGTTCTGCTCGCGTTCGGCGTACACCTGCTCAAGTCCGCCGCCCGGCCGGTCGTCAACGCGACCACCGCCGGGTTCGGTGCCCCGGTGGCCAGCACCGCCGAGGACGCCACCAGCGTGGTGGTCTCCCTGGTGGCGATCATCCTGCCGGTGCTGGTGCTCGCTTTCCTGCTCGGCCTGGTGGCGTTCGTCTACTGGTTCCTGCGCCGACGCTCCGAACGCCGCCGGGAACGCGAGGCAGCCCGCGCCGCCGGCTTCCGCGTCTGA
- the murA gene encoding UDP-N-acetylglucosamine 1-carboxyvinyltransferase: protein MTHSLRIPDLTIPARPDTTAAGWPAVVSPGDAGDPAVNEVDVIRVRGGARLAGTVHVVGAKNSALKLMAAALLAPGRSVITNVPRITDIAIMGEVLRRLGCDVRFDADDPVDPMVARGGLARSRSVTIDVPEQPGADADYDLVRRLRASICVLGPLLARRGYVRVAHPGGDAIGSRGLDMHVSGLTRMGADISGEHGFVIAAAPHGLRGADIVLDFPSVGATENLVMAAVLAQGTTMIDNAAREPEIVDICTMLNQMGARISGAGTSTLRITGVPGLRPVRHATVGDRIVAGTWAFGAAMTRGDVTVTGLDPAFLEVALDKVVAAGGLVETRGDGFRVRMDDRPRAVDVVTLPYPGFATDLLPMAIGLAAVSDGASLITENIFDGRFMFANEMMRLGADIKTDGHHAVVRGRQHLSGAPVRATDIRAGAGLIMAGLCADGVTEVSHVHHVDRGYPDFVADLRALGVAVERGTTREEPALEI from the coding sequence ATGACGCACAGCCTACGGATACCGGACCTGACGATCCCGGCGCGGCCGGACACCACCGCCGCCGGCTGGCCGGCGGTGGTGAGCCCCGGGGACGCGGGTGATCCGGCGGTCAACGAAGTCGATGTCATCCGGGTACGCGGCGGCGCCCGGCTGGCCGGCACCGTGCACGTGGTCGGTGCCAAGAACTCGGCGTTGAAGTTGATGGCCGCCGCGCTGCTCGCTCCGGGCCGCAGCGTGATCACCAACGTCCCGCGGATCACCGACATCGCGATCATGGGGGAGGTGCTGCGTCGGCTGGGCTGCGACGTGCGGTTCGACGCGGACGACCCGGTCGATCCGATGGTCGCGCGGGGCGGGTTGGCCCGCTCCCGATCGGTGACCATCGACGTACCCGAGCAGCCTGGCGCGGACGCGGACTACGACCTGGTCCGCCGGCTACGCGCGTCGATCTGCGTACTCGGCCCGCTGCTGGCCCGCCGGGGGTACGTGCGGGTGGCCCACCCGGGCGGCGACGCGATCGGCTCGCGCGGACTGGACATGCACGTCTCCGGGCTGACCCGGATGGGCGCGGACATCTCCGGTGAGCACGGGTTCGTCATCGCCGCCGCACCGCACGGGCTGCGCGGCGCGGACATCGTGCTGGACTTCCCCAGCGTGGGGGCGACCGAGAACCTGGTGATGGCGGCGGTGCTGGCCCAGGGCACCACGATGATCGACAACGCCGCTCGGGAGCCGGAGATCGTCGACATCTGCACCATGCTCAACCAGATGGGCGCGCGGATCTCCGGCGCTGGCACATCCACCCTGCGGATCACCGGCGTACCCGGGCTGCGCCCGGTGCGACACGCCACGGTGGGGGACCGGATCGTCGCCGGCACCTGGGCGTTCGGTGCGGCGATGACCCGTGGCGACGTGACGGTGACCGGGCTCGACCCGGCCTTCCTGGAGGTCGCGCTGGACAAGGTGGTGGCGGCCGGCGGCCTGGTGGAGACCCGGGGAGACGGCTTCCGGGTGCGGATGGACGACCGGCCCCGCGCGGTCGACGTGGTGACGCTGCCGTACCCGGGCTTCGCCACCGACCTGCTGCCGATGGCGATCGGCCTGGCCGCGGTCAGCGACGGCGCTTCGTTGATCACCGAGAACATCTTCGACGGCCGGTTCATGTTCGCCAACGAGATGATGCGCCTCGGCGCGGACATCAAGACCGACGGGCACCACGCGGTGGTCCGCGGCCGGCAACATCTCTCCGGGGCGCCGGTACGGGCCACCGACATCCGCGCCGGAGCCGGGCTGATCATGGCCGGGCTCTGCGCGGACGGGGTCACCGAGGTCTCCCACGTGCACCACGTCGACCGGGGCTACCCGGACTTCGTCGCCGACCTGCGCGCGCTCGGGGTGGCCGTCGAGCGAGGGACGACGCGGGAGGAGCCGGCGCTGGAGATCTGA
- a CDS encoding cob(I)yrinic acid a,c-diamide adenosyltransferase has protein sequence MAVHLTRIYTKAGDAGMTRLSNNEQVPKIDPRIAAYADVDECNAAIGVALALGQLDGELRAVLASIQNDLFDVGADLSTPVEPEPKYPPLRVTEEYVERLEGWCDEYNARLSKLDSFILPGGTAGAALLHVARTIARRAERAAWALVGHDPERTSPLPAKYLNRLSDLLFILSRTANPAGDVLWVPGGKR, from the coding sequence ATGGCCGTCCACCTCACGCGCATCTACACCAAGGCCGGCGACGCCGGCATGACCAGGCTGAGTAACAACGAGCAGGTGCCGAAGATCGATCCACGGATCGCCGCGTACGCGGATGTCGACGAGTGCAACGCGGCGATCGGCGTCGCGCTCGCCCTGGGCCAGCTCGACGGGGAACTGCGGGCCGTGCTGGCGTCGATCCAGAACGACCTGTTCGACGTGGGCGCCGACCTGTCCACGCCGGTCGAGCCGGAGCCGAAGTACCCGCCGCTGCGGGTGACCGAGGAGTACGTCGAGCGCCTCGAGGGCTGGTGCGACGAGTACAACGCACGCCTGAGCAAGCTCGACTCCTTCATCCTCCCCGGCGGCACCGCGGGTGCGGCGCTGCTGCACGTGGCGCGGACCATCGCCCGGCGTGCCGAACGGGCAGCGTGGGCGCTGGTCGGCCACGATCCGGAACGGACCAGCCCGCTCCCGGCAAAGTATCTCAACCGGCTCTCCGATCTGCTCTTTATCCTGTCAAGAACGGCAAATCCGGCGGGAGATGTGCTATGGGTGCCGGGCGGTAAGCGCTGA
- a CDS encoding DUF1540 domain-containing protein, giving the protein MTAAMEMPRVQECVVVACAYNDAGDCHAFAITIGSMDHAHCHTFVESPVRGGVESLIAQVGACQRSDCRHNEQLECHASSIRVGPDNDMADCMTYDGR; this is encoded by the coding sequence ATGACCGCAGCGATGGAGATGCCCCGAGTCCAGGAGTGCGTTGTCGTAGCTTGCGCCTACAACGACGCCGGCGACTGCCACGCCTTCGCGATCACGATCGGCAGCATGGATCACGCGCACTGCCACACCTTCGTTGAGTCGCCGGTACGCGGCGGCGTGGAGAGCCTGATCGCCCAGGTGGGCGCCTGCCAGCGGTCCGACTGCCGGCACAATGAGCAGCTCGAGTGCCACGCGTCGTCCATCAGGGTCGGCCCGGACAACGACATGGCCGACTGCATGACCTACGACGGCCGCTGA
- a CDS encoding 3-hydroxyacyl-CoA dehydrogenase family protein: MAGRLAVVGAGLMGSGIAQVAAQAGWQVTLRDLDDAATTRGLGGIRKSLEKFAEKGKIEASEVEATLARITPTTDLEAAADADIVVEAVFERLEIKHEVFRALDKICKSDAVLATNTSAIPVTQIAAVTERPEMVVGTHFFSPVPMMQLCELVRGYKTSDATLATVRAFAEEIGKTVVVVNRDIAGFVTTRLISALVVEAVKLVESGVVSAEDLDTACRLGFGHAMGPLATTDLTGVDVLLHASKNIYTDTADEKFFPPELLQRMVTAGDLGRKTGKGFYTY; the protein is encoded by the coding sequence ATGGCGGGTCGACTCGCGGTCGTCGGGGCCGGGCTGATGGGCTCCGGCATCGCCCAGGTGGCGGCGCAGGCGGGCTGGCAGGTGACGCTGCGCGACCTGGACGACGCGGCCACCACCCGGGGCCTCGGCGGCATCCGGAAGTCGCTGGAGAAGTTCGCCGAGAAGGGCAAGATCGAGGCGTCCGAGGTCGAGGCGACGCTCGCCCGGATCACCCCGACCACCGACCTGGAGGCGGCGGCCGACGCGGACATCGTGGTCGAGGCGGTCTTCGAGCGTCTGGAGATCAAGCACGAGGTGTTCCGCGCCCTGGACAAGATCTGCAAGTCCGACGCGGTGCTCGCCACCAACACCTCGGCCATCCCCGTCACCCAGATCGCCGCGGTCACCGAACGGCCCGAGATGGTCGTCGGCACCCACTTCTTCTCCCCGGTGCCGATGATGCAGCTGTGCGAGCTGGTCCGCGGCTACAAGACCAGTGACGCCACGCTGGCCACCGTACGGGCCTTCGCCGAGGAGATCGGCAAGACGGTGGTGGTGGTCAACCGGGACATCGCCGGCTTCGTCACCACCCGGCTGATCTCCGCCCTGGTGGTCGAGGCGGTCAAGCTGGTCGAGTCCGGCGTGGTGTCGGCTGAGGACCTGGACACCGCCTGCCGGCTGGGCTTCGGGCACGCGATGGGCCCGCTGGCCACCACCGACCTCACCGGCGTGGACGTGCTGCTGCACGCCTCGAAGAACATCTACACCGACACCGCCGACGAGAAGTTCTTCCCGCCGGAGCTGCTCCAGCGGATGGTCACCGCCGGCGACCTGGGCCGCAAAACCGGCAAGGGCTTCTACACGTACTAA